The stretch of DNA AAAAACATAAGGGGGCTGGCTAGTATCAATTTCTACATCTTTGAAAAGTTCCTTTTGCCACTTAACACTCACTGCAGAGAAATATCATTATCGAGcatcaaaatcaattaaataaGCTAACATCACATTAAAATAGACAAATTTACAATCAACAATGCATCAATTCATTAATATTAAACCAAATCTTAAGCTCTTTTTCTATTAAACAGCCAGTGTTAGTGATTAGTATTGTTAGCTTTTTGTTAGTTTTTCTGAGTGTGGGAATTGAAACCCCAACCTCCCTAGCTCATATTTCAAACCAAAATCTTAAGCTTTATGgcaaatataaattcaattcatCGATAAAATCATCCAATCCAGCATAGTGTTCTCTCTATTCCTACAACACATTTGGACTTCAAAAAAGTTCAAGATAACTACATCTTAACTTTCCAAAGTTCaaataaacccaaaaaaaaaaaaaaaaacactttacaATAACACAAGAGTTACGAACCTAACTTGAAAACAATGAAGCAAATCTCAGAGAAAAATCACACACAGAAAAACCTAACTTAGCACAATttcataccaaaaaaaaaatcataaatcaaGCTAAAAACCTCATCCTGTAAAATTTCCCAATTAACACTAATTTTTTACACTGCAAACAAAAACGATAACACTTGAAACCTAAATTACAAAAAACGGATACAATTGATATCAATTTCACAACATGAATCAAAATcgataagaaaaattaaaaaaataataaatctgaATAAGGCGAATGAATGTagatgtgagaaaaggaatagAAAGTGATTGaaaatcgaaggaagagaaggtTTGAAACCTGTAATCATGATGGAAGAAGTAGAAGGATCGAGAAGGAAAGAAGAgagtgagaagaagaagaaaggaaatGAGAAAGAGAAGAGTTTAGAAGAGCTTTTTCTTGGCTTGAAGAAAGGGCAAAGCGATACGAAACCGAACCAAACACGGCCTTACTCGTTTTTATAGTTTGGGCTAAGACTTTGTGGCCCATATGCTTACCTCATACCACTTGTAATTATTACCTCAACCCCCCACCCGCCCACCCCATCTGTCAAAATCGGTTAGCCCGTATGGGTCGCCAGGATCGTCCCGCCAAGCCCAAATAAATGTAGAATTTGGGCTTTAAAATATTGACCCGGAATTTTTTAAGGCTTTTTATCCCGCACGAAAAACCCTAAATTAAATATGGCTTTTTTGTTCCGTCACGATAAAACCTGAAGTCTGTCTGGGCCGACTGGTTTAGGGGGTTGAGAAGCTCGTTTAGAAAGCTCTAGGTACTCCCGCGAAccataaaatatcaaatttaactcttttcaaaatcatGTTCATTCACCCCGTAAGTCTTTTCGAATTTGAAAATAGTTCATATAAACTTGAGACAATTTTTTCAGTGCTAACCGAAGAACttcaaatatgtattttttatgatttgtgGGGGGATAAAGGAGAAATCGTAGCATTTGTGCAAAATGTAAATACTAAACtgaatcattatttttttagcaaGTATTAAACTGAGGCCTTAAACTGAATAATACATGGCAGAATAACATAAGATAaagtttaaggtattgaataaattttgtcTTGTACCATGTTTGTTggataaaaagttattttaatattctagATAACTTGTGTAGAGAACAAAAAGTTATCATGTGATTTAATGAGAGacaaaaatttagtttttgtcCAGTCCTTTAATCCCCAATTTATCCGGTCACGagaatagttttaaaattaaacacaatatAGTTAAAGTCGTCATGTCGACATTTATTTTTCGGCCAATCAAACACACCATGTACAACTCAATGTAGCATGTTCCATAAACTGATTTTGCCTCACAAACTGGAATTATGGTTATGTGCACTTGCTTAGAGCtagttcaattttttgaatGCTTGTAATTTTTCCAACTGATTAAATTCTAAGTTACTAAGTTGCTAACATGCTTTGCATATTGATATTGGTGGTTTTCAGAACAACAAAACAGGAATTCAATGAGATCTCCAATCTCTCAAATGATCAAATTCACCTTGGTGTGTCTTTTCagtctaaatatattttttctctgaGGAGTGTTGAAGTAAATTCGTACTTCTCATTGATCACTAACAACAATACAAGCCTTATATAGGCAATGTCACAACACACAAACAGGCTTAGGCACAAGCTAGGCACGCAGACCAGCAGCCAGGCTCGCAGGCTACCAAGCCAGGCACGCGCGCGCAGGTCAGTCTAACTTAAGGCCCAAACAACAATCTAAGCCACACATATACACACAATTAAACTGTAAAACTAACACAATTGAGGCTCCTAACATTTGCTCCCCTATAAATTGAACATCATTTTAGATCAATTTATCAATTCTAGTGTGCACAATCCCAGCTTGTCTCTGTTCCTGTTGAAGCTCTCGAAGGTCAATGGCTTGGTCATTATGTCTGCAACTTGCTCAAAGGATGAGCAGTGAACCAGCTGAATTTTACCTTCTCTAGTCAGATCCCTTAAGAAATGAAACCTTACATCTATGtgcttgcttcttccatgcATCACAGGGTGCTTGGATAGCTTTATTAATGAGCTATTGTCACAGTATATGGTAATGCAGTCTTTCTCCCTTGCATCAATTTGAGTCAGAATTCTGGATAGCCAAATTCCTTGACAAGCACTACTAGCTGCAGCAATGAATTCAGCTTCAGTGGTGGACAATGTTACAATTGGTTGTTTCTTAGATGACCATGAAACTGCCTTGGTACCAATCATAAACACATAGCCAGATGTGCTCCTTCTGTCATCAATATCACTAGCATAATCAGAATCAGACCAACCAACCAACTCTTCTCCTTTGCCTCTTTCATACCATAAACCATAGTTAGCAGTTCCTTTCAAGTATCTAAGTATTCTTTTTACAGCAGCCATATGAATTTCAGTAGGCCTTTCCATATATCTTGCCACTAAGCACACAGAAAATGCAAGATCAGGTCTGGTGGCAAGCAAGTACATTAAACAACCTACCATTTGCTTATAGACGGTTGCATTGCTGGCTTATCCTGTTTCATCTTTCTGCAATTTACTTCCAGGTACAATAGGGTTGCTTACACTGTTACAATCATACATTCCAAATCTCTGCAAGATTTCAACtgcatatttttgttgataCAAAAATATTCCATTACCATCTTGCTTTACTTCCACACCAAggaagtactccctccgtcccaaaatataagggaaaattggtcaactaaagttgatgtatctagtccaaatttttaaccaaatacatcaactttctttgaccaattttcccttatattttgggacagagtagtaTCTCATTTTACCTAAATCAGTCATTGCAAAATTTCTTTCCATGGAGCTCTTGAAATcagcaaataattttttatcattgcTTGTGAAGATTAAGTCATCAACATAGAGACTCACTACTATGATTCTTCCATCTGTTTCACTTTTGACAAATAGGGTATGCTCATGAGGACATTTTTCAAATCCTTCATGATTAAAGTAAGCTTCTATCTTGCTGTACCAAGCTCTTGGTGCCTGTCTTAAGCCGTACAATGACTTTTTTAATTTGTACACCAAttccttatttttcttttgataccCTAGAGGCTGGTCTACATATACTTCCTCATTGAGTTCTCCATGTAGAAATGCACTTTTCACATCAAACTGAAACACATATCAGTCTTTCAAAGCAGCTATAGTCGGAATTGTTCTGATAGTGTCCCACCTTGCAACAGGTGCtgcaaacacttcattgtagtCTATGCCCTGTTGTTGAGAGTAACCTTTTACCACCAATCTTGCTttgtatttttcaattttgccctgtTCAATGTACTTGGTTTTGTATACCCATTTTACTCCAATTTTCTTTGTACCAGCTGGTAATGTAGTCAGTTCCCAAGTATTATTGCTTTCAATAGCTTCAATTTCAGCATCCATGGCCTCTCTCCAAGTATCATGTTTACATGCCTCTTCATAAGTGATGGGATCAGTGCCAGGTGTGAAGATAGCAAGATTGTGCATCTCAGCTTCATCTGTGACAAAATCATCAAGGTATCCTGGTCTTTTTGAAATTCTTTTATCCAATGGAGGgttatcttcttcatcaataTCTTCTGAATCAACAACTATTTGATCAGCTACATCATCATTATGTGCTTCATTTCCATTCATTAACTCACTGTGATCATCATAACCCTCATTTGCTTCTTCACTATGTTAATTTGCTTGTTGAGCAAGCATTTGTGTCAGGGATCACTTCTCTTCCCTTGACTGCTTCAATTTCCTTACTTTCCCAATTTCATTGTTTTGTTTCATCATGAAATTCCTGGCACGCTGTGGACTAGTGCTGTGACAGATGCTACAGCAATTGTCTTATGTATATAACGCAGCAGactaacaaaataataaagtgcAGAATGATAAAGAACACAGtaggtttgttaacccagttcagtgtaaacacacctaatctgggggataccaatccaggaaggaaatccactatcagtagtattaattcagagctaaactccctcgtttacaactcctcacttaatcacttCCCGTGTTAACTtttacctaggaactcctagatatgagacccctcTCACTTCCTCTCAATCACACAACGTGTGATTTAAACTCAGTAACAAACCAATTGTGAAGTCACCCTTCAAAGACAAATCCTAACTCTATACTTCAAAGCTTAAGAGTAGGTTCACATATACTAATAGCAACCCGTACTTAAAAGCTTAAGGTTACGATTACACACTACCTAacctccttgcttaaaagctttggagtTAGTACACAAATTACAACTCAAACAcagtcctaagcttgcatcaacgtgatacaagaaaggctcacaattaaaaCACTCTAAACTCTAAAACTCAAGCTTTGTAGAACACGGTTTAGATTACATAAAGAATACATCGTTTAGGCCTAtgtatttatagtcttcaataaTCTTGGTCTTCAAGTTAAATCTTCAGAATTATTTGATCAAATCTTCAATGACAGCTCGCAAGATTTGCTGGAAAAATAAATCTTCAACAAACTCTTCAatcccaaaaatatatttttgagaaaagatttactccaaaaaatatttcttcaatctaaaagatttgaaacaaaaatattgaaatatatttttgtaacaaataaaacaaaccgaCTTTTTAATATCTTTCAGTAACAAACGCGTTTTGGCTTGCTGGAAAAGCTCAATCATATTTGtaaattaaatcttcaaaagatatgAAAACAGAGTTATAGCGCGTTCTGTTTCCTGGAGACACATGTTGTACAGGCATTCTACAGCATTTGGGTACAACAATTGGCTTaggatgtttttgcaaaattgtaGCCAATAttcaaaacccaacaatctccccctttgacaaattttggctaaaacaatctTAGACCAATCTTTGTGGAGAGATATAGAGAACCCTTTCCTTCAAGTCAACTTGAACACACAGCTAAGAAGAAAAGTAAAATCAGAGGCATTCGACAGCGGATAGAACATAACTTGCACACAACTTGCATATGACTAGAGTAGCAGAAAAATATAT from Trifolium pratense cultivar HEN17-A07 linkage group LG5, ARS_RC_1.1, whole genome shotgun sequence encodes:
- the LOC123886790 gene encoding secreted RxLR effector protein 161-like → MVGCLMYLLATRPDLAFSVCLVARYMERPTEIHMAAVKRILRYLKGTANYGLWYERGKGEELVGWSDSDYASDIDDRRSTSGYVFMIGTKAVSWSSKKQPIVTLSTTEAEFIAAASSACQGIWLSRILTQIDAREKDCITIYCDNSSLIKLSKHPVMHGRSKHIDVRFHFLRDLTREGKIQLVHCSSFEQVADIMTKPLTFESFNRNRDKLGLCTLELIN